From the genome of Symphalangus syndactylus isolate Jambi chromosome 7, NHGRI_mSymSyn1-v2.1_pri, whole genome shotgun sequence, one region includes:
- the GPIHBP1 gene encoding glycosylphosphatidylinositol-anchored high density lipoprotein-binding protein 1: MKALGAVLLALLLCGRPGRVQAQQEEEDEDEDHRPDDYDEEDEDEVEEEETNRLPGGGSRVLLRCYTCLSLSRDERCNLTQNCSHGQTCTTLIAHGNTESGLLTTHSTWCADSCQPITKTVEGTQVTKTCCQSSLCNVPPWQSSRVQDPTGKGAGGPQGSSETMGTALLLNLLAGLGAMGAGRP, from the exons ATGAAGGCGCTCGGGGCTGTCCTGCTTGCCCTTTTGCTGTGCGGGCGGCCAG GGAGAGTGCAGGcacagcaggaggaagaggacgAGGACGAGGACCACAGGCCAGATGACTACGACGAGGAAGATGAGGATGAGGTGGAAGAGGAGGAGACCAACAGGCTCCCTGGTGGCGGGAGCAGAG TGCTGCTGCGGTGCTACACCTGCCTGTCCCTGTCCAGGGACGAGCGCTGCAACCTGACGCAGAACTGCTCACATGGCCAGACCTGCACAACCCTCATTGCCCACGGGAACACGG aATCAGGCCTCCTGACCACCCATTCCACGTGGTGTGCAGACAGCTGCCAGCCCATCACCAAGACGGTCGAGGGGACCCAGGTGACCAAGACCTGCTGCCAGTCCAGCCTGTGCAATGTCCCACCCTGGCAGAGCTCCCGAGTCCAGGACCCAACAGGCAAGGGGGCAGGTGGCCCCCAGGGCAGCTCCGAAACTATGGGCACG